A genomic stretch from Strongyloides ratti genome assembly S_ratti_ED321, chromosome : 1 includes:
- a CDS encoding HEAT repeat and Armadillo-like helical domain and Armadillo-type fold domain and HEAT, type 2 repeat and Tubulin-specific chaperone D, C-terminal domain-containing protein, protein MTDFSEAIGLSSDILIPEHEELFKKYFEDLPESYEDYHRYQQFFTRLYGYKEKSFLLDPILPKWVSIILSHIKIPTNKENIDIDNKSLVALYNLSLLIDMCSYKNVTKYLPHEVIYLDKILCFIEILSTMDLRGFDKYERLAKSLVNRSLFAWLYIVAKNPFSLDRFDSIQSKETIANRILEVCSMNMCCDSICSKIINKIWSQLVTRVDQIETRMRKTIYFCLDKISMYFNDSYNINEINGYLGLLAGIFKEGPRVELSSIGVEVIDMLGTLMDLEIREDNSLTKVYITKLVQRIGLSFLKPRKIKWRYCRGYRSLENTLKCRENNETITNENKFDNDEDDEDNSLDCTDEQIEKLEAILATLLNGLRDPNSNVRNGAAKGLGRITSRLTKDFAEDIVNGIFEGCFKDYDTVSWHGGCLALAEMTYRGFLLPERLGDMVDILEKAIIWEEADGIIKQSEAVRDAATFISWAIARTYSPNLLKPYVQRLATHLVTVSLFDKELNIRRAASAAFQENVGRQGYFPSGIDIIHIIDYSSISRLSVCYNDLCIKVAKFEGYLIPMLNHLVDYKVGHQLMKMNERACEGLYHLVKLDVNYSKVVILDKLLKKCDTINCCLQYKILKSIESVVRSLLEENSFDITNKDISFTREKVLEMNKKLSKEADTTSRNKRSTFAKLSLCYFIKICCECGMPLSEEIYFKWLNLLENFTEENNIELRDAASIASKYLMKIISQISVEEIHKKIQEKYLYYIKVNKFDLTLNMAVLMISSLPNNFLTEDIANELITFIQDKTRLHLMDPRVYALDCLKERFINSELLKILSFTKIVDCLNFCINDFTCDPAKGDVARFIREKAIKTIICFLNQPIINNQISSDIVCNIIGNILIQVCGKNINLRKVAAQAIHDILIIEPQLPIKDIDVLKKIFILKDINICEGFVYANVFDVMSQLLDNNTYGCYIRYGLVMSSGYHNGCEKEKITKIIVDYLENSTVEKKLSIITELKNEILKKNISSRVIKSILDFLDTYMVECFEFLQEDLDSFKDICEIFKYCIFLINLKQKSLTSKSSTLKEYSGKVLSFTILCNEDSVIRKKSLKALCKLLEGTNEVACFEVAKKITEYLVIVDENIINEDEKETAINLLSNTVWDGNSSAIKTTIETLRNIFKIS, encoded by the coding sequence ATGACAGATTTCAGTGAAGCTATTGGTCTTTCTTCAGACATTCTAATTCCAGAGCATGAAGaattatttaagaaatattttgaagattTACCTGAATCTTATGAAGATTATCATCGTTACCAACAATTTTTCACTCGTTTATATGGATATAAAGAGAAAAGTTTTTTACTAGATCCAATACTACCAAAATGggtttcaataattttaagccatataaaaattcctacaaataaagaaaatattgatataGATAATAAATCATTGGTAGCTCTTTACAATTTATCACTATTAATTGATATGTGTTCTTACAAAAatgtaacaaaatatttacctCATGAGGTAATCTATTTGGATAAAATTCTTtgttttattgaaattttaagTACAATGGATTTACGTGGATTTGACAAGTATGAACGTTTAGCCAAATCATTAGTAAACCGATCACTATTTGCATGGTTGTATATTGTTGCAAAAAATCCATTTTCTCTTGACAGATTTGATTCTATTCAATCCAAAGAAACAATAGCTAATCGGATTCTTGAAGTTTGTTCAATGAATATGTGTTGTGATTCTATTTgttctaaaattattaataaaatatggtCTCAATTAGTTACAAGAGTTGATCAAATTGAAACAAGAATGagaaaaacaatatatttttgtttagataaaatatctatgtattttaatgattcatataatataaatgaaattaatggATACTTAGGATTATTAGCtggtatttttaaagaagGGCCAAGAGTAGAATTATCAAGTATTGGTGTAGAAGTTATTGATATGTTAGGAACATTAATGGATTTAGAAATTCGAGAAGACAATAGTTTAacaaaagtttatataacaaaattagtTCAAAGAATTGggttatcatttttaaaaccTAGAAAGATAAAATGGAGATATTGTAGGGGTTATAGAAGTTTagaaaatactttaaaatgtcgagaaaataatgaaactattactaatgaaaataaatttgataatgatGAAGACGATGAAGATAATTCTTTGGATTGTACAGATGaacaaattgaaaaattagaaGCAATACTGGCAACATTACTTAATGGATTAAGAGATCCCAATTCAAATGTTAGAAATGGTGCAGCTAAAGGACTTGGTCGTATAACATCACGTTTAACAAAAGATTTTGCCGAAGATATTGTTAATGGAATTTTTGAAGGATGTTTTAAAGATTATGATACTGTTTCTTGGCATGGGGGATGTTTAGCATTAGCTGAAATGACATACAGGGGGTTTTTATTACCAGAAAGATTAGGTGATATGGTtgatattttagaaaaagcAATTATATGGGAAGAAGCTGATGGTATTATTAAACAAAGTGAAGCTGTTCGTGATGCGGCAACATTTATTTCCTGGGCTATTGCAAGAACATATTCACCAAATCTTTTGAAACCTTATGTTCAACGTTTAGCTACTCATCTTGTTACAGTATCTCTTTTTGATAAAGAGTTAAATATTCGTCGTGCAGCAAGTGCAGCTTTTCAAGAAAATGTTGGAAGGCAAGGATACTTTCCTAGTGGGATTGATATTATTCATATAATTGACTATTCATCTATCTCACGTCTTTCAGTTTGTTACAATGATTTATGTATTAAAGTAGCTAAATTTGAAGGGTATCTCATACCTATGCTTAATCATTTAGTTGATTATAAAGTTGGACATCAATTAATGAAGATGAATGAGCGTGCCTGTGAAGGTTTATATCATTTAGTTAAACTTGATGTTAACTATTCAAAAGTTGTTATCTTggataaacttttaaagaaATGTGATACTATTAATTGTTGTTTacaatacaaaatattaaaaagtattgaaAGTGTTGTTAGATCATTGTTAGAAGAGAATTCTTTtgatataacaaataaagatatttcaTTTACACGTGAAAAAGTTCTtgaaatgaataaaaaattatcaaaagagGCTGACACAACATCTAGAAATAAAAGATCTACTTTTGCTAAGTTATCgttatgttattttattaaaatttgctGTGAATGTGGAATGCCTTTGTCAGaggaaatttattttaaatggcTTAACTTGTTAGAAAATTTTAcagaagaaaataatattgaattaAGGGATGCTGCTTCAATAGctagtaaatatttaatgaaaataatatctcAAATTTCTGTAGAAgaaattcataaaaaaattcaagaaaaatatttatattatattaaagtaaataaatttgatttaaCTCTCAATATGGCTGTTCTTATGATCTCATCATTAccaaataattttctaacaGAAGATATTGCAAATGAATTGATTACATTTATTCAAGACAAAACACGTCTTCATTTAATGGATCCAAGAGTTTATGCTTTAGATTGTTTAAAAGAACGATTTATTAACTCcgaacttttaaaaatactttctTTTACTAAAATAGTAGATTGCcttaatttttgtattaatgaCTTTACTTGTGATCCAGCTAAAGGAGATGTAGCACGTTTTATTAGAGAAAAAGCTATCAAAACAATAATTTGTTTTCTTAATCAACCAATCataaataatcaaatatCATCTGACATCGTATGTAATATTAttggaaatattttaatacaagtttgtggtaaaaatattaacttgAGAAAAGTTGCAGCTCAGGCTATTCATgacatattaataattgaaCCTCAATTACCTATTAAAGATAttgatgttttaaaaaaaatatttatactaaaagatataaatatttgtgaAGGTTTTGTTTATGCTAATGTTTTTGATGTTATGTCACAATTACTTGATAATAATACATATGGTTGTTATATAAGATATGGATTAGTTATGAGTTCAGGATATCATAATGGAtgtgaaaaagaaaaaataactaagattattgttgattatttagaaaattcaactgttgaaaaaaaattaagtattataactgaattaaaaaatgaaatattaaaaaagaatatttccAGTAGagttataaaaagtattctTGATTTCTTAGATACATACATGGTTGAATGTTTTGAATTTCTTCAAGAAGATTTAGATtcatttaaagatatttgtgaaatttttaaatattgtatctttttaataaatttgaaacAAAAATCTTTAACATCAAAATCTTCAACATTGAAAGAGTACTCTGGAAAAGTTTTAtcttttacaattttatgcAATGAAGATAGtgtaataagaaaaaaatctttaaagGCTTTATGTAAATTACTTGAAGGAACAAATGAAGTAGCTTGTTTTGAAGTTGCCAAAAAAATTACTGAATATCTAGTTATTGTtgatgaaaatataataaatgaagaTGAAAAAGAAACAGCTATAAATTTACTCTCAAATACTGTTTGGGATGGAAATTCAAGTGCAATAAAAACAACAATAGAAACATTacgaaatatttttaaaatatcttaa
- a CDS encoding Proteasome assembly chaperone 3 family-containing protein has protein sequence MSELPPMTKTIDLSFNYNGIDTIFRITNFQGRKLIVLSNLGKIGHIIEVFFPKMIGMLEQRSNLRCDYECKLILGTDCSDFDLMIKRMAMVYHEYGFDDNIILYLGLQQFDIEFCKKVVEIFTQYLESIRPNQRYIQPNSYHKNMTKQLQDLSFDNN, from the exons atgtctGAGTTACCACCAATGACAAAGACAATTGATTTGTCTTTTAACTATAATGGAATTGATACAATTTTTAGAATTACAAATTTTCAAGgaagaaaattaattgtcTTGTCAAATTTAGGTAAAATAGGTCATATTATTGAGGTATTCTTTCCAAAAATGATTGGGATGTTGGAACAAAGATCAAATTTGAGATGTGATTATGAATGTAAACTTATTCTTGGAACTGATTGt tcaGATTTTGATTTAATGATCAAAAGAATGGCTATGGTTTATCATGAGTATGGTTttgatgataatattatCCTTTATCTAGGTTTACAACAATTCGACATTGAATTTTGTAAGAAAGTTGTTGAAATTTTTACTCAATACTTAGAATCAATACGCCCTAATCAACGTTACATCCAACCTAATtcatatcataaaaatatgacaAAACAATTACAAGACTTgtcttttgataataattaa
- a CDS encoding Serine/threonine-protein phosphatase 6 catalytic subunit — MSKEMAQEVVSQESSNNVGEVSSENKGIDKVPMAKVTSIGNVDLDKWIEKVEECKYLIEEDMKSLCNLVVTRLERLPNILTLSSPATICGDIHGQFYDLIRLFETGGHVKDEKYIFLGDYVDRGYYSLETLTLLLLYFARYPDNIILLRGNHESSRISQQYGFYDECQRKYGNSYVWRHCVDVFNLLPIGALIEDDIFCIHGGLSPEVQYIDQLLTINRNEDVPMNGPLCDLLWSDPEEDLHNDYSFSPRGAGWLFGEKVVDRFCFNNDVTLICRSHQLVNEGFKLYFNDQLCTVWSAPNYCYRCGNKASILQVNTTNDLDVMYFDAVENELRVVPEKFVAPYFL, encoded by the coding sequence ATGTCCAAAGAAATGGCTCAGGAAGTTGTAAGCCAAGAATCTTCAAATAATGTAGGAGAGGTTTCATCAGAAAATAAGGGAATTGATAAAGTTCCAATGGCAAAAGTTACTTCCATAGGAAATGTAGATCTTGATAAATGGATTGAAAAAGTAGAagaatgtaaatatttaattgagGAAGATATGAAATCTTTATGTAATCTTGTTGTAACACGTCTAGAACGCCTTccaaatatattaacattatcATCACCAGCAACAATATGTGGTGATATACATGGACAATTTTATGACTTAATTAGATTATTTGAGACAGGTGGACATGTAAAAGAtgagaaatatatttttttgggAGATTATGTTGATAGAGGATATTATTCACTAGAAACATTAACATTgcttttattatactttgcAAGATATCCtgataatattattcttttacgAGGTAATCATGAATCATCAAGAATTTCTCAACAATATGGATTTTATGATGAATGTCAAAGAAAGTATGGAAATTCTTATGTATGGAGACATTGTGTTGATGTTTTTAATCTTCTTCCAATTGGAGCATTAATTGAAGatgatatattttgtattCATGGTGGTTTGTCACCAGAAGTTCAGTATATTGATCAATTACTTACAATTAATCGTAATGAGGATGTTCCAATGAATGGACCATTATGTGATTTATTATGGTCAGATCCGGAGGAAGATTTACATAATGATTATAGTTTTAGTCCTCGTGGTGCAGGATGGTTATTTGGTGAAAAAGTTGTAGATAGATTTTGTTTTAACAATGATGTCACATTAATATGCAGATCTCATCAACTGGTGAATGAAGGtttcaaattatattttaatgatcaATTATGTACGGTGTGGTCAGCTCcaaattattgttatagaTGTGGAAATAAAGCAAGTATTTTACAAGTAAATACAACTAATGATTTAGATGTTATGTACTTTGACGCTGTTGAAAATGAACTTAGAGTTGTTCCTGAAAAATTTGTAGCTccttattttttgtaa
- a CDS encoding DOMON domain and Cellobiose dehydrogenase, cytochrome domain-containing protein, whose product MKSAPPNPGISSTVDVSGKGDPCSFKGKDYSISWYYDKSTTNVFFEYDSPIKSGKWWSAIGIGDNMSDMDIAVVYLDDGNVVDIVDHYSSSYAPPIKDENQDWKLINTSFGITNGRTKYVVARKMYTGDDKKDKNMDNCVLFQFGVNLAEYGVKNGELKIKKHENWPDLYKACEIKDKCIKETPIIEKAADAAVISIPQETIINSNKKSSLITSGPSKCKSAGLKYTSHWNYIKANDSIEFVLNFETSPEKSWSAITFGTNPKRDAFILFTNNRKIVDGGDYVLKNFSELKKDRQQDWHS is encoded by the exons ATGAAATCAGCTCCACCAAATCCAGGAATATCAAGTACTGTAGATGTCTCTGGAAAAGGTGATCCATGTTCATTTAAAGGAAAAGATTATTCTATATCATGGTATTATGATAAAAGCACAACAAATGTCTTCTTTGAATATGATTCACCTATAAAATCAGGTAAATGGTGGTCAGCTATTGGTATTGGTGATAATATGTCAGATATGGACATAGCTGTTGTCTATTTGGATGATGGAAATGTTGTTGATATTGTAGATCATTACTCTAGTAGTTATGCACCACCAATTAAAGATGAAAATCAAGATTGgaaattaattaatacatCTTTTGGAATAACTAATGGAAGAACAAAGTATGTTGTAGCAAGAAAAATGTATACTGgtgatgataaaaaagataaaaatatggaTAATTGTGTTTTATTCCAATTTGGTGTTAATCTTGCTGAATATGGTGTTAAAAATGGAGaacttaaaattaaaaaacatgaAAATTGGCCAGATCTTTATAAAGCATGTGAAATCAAAGATAAATGTATCAAAGAAACTCCCATAATTGAGAAGGCTGCAGATGCTGCTGTTATCTCAATACCACAAGAAACAATAattaattcaaataaaaaatcttcCCTTATAACTTCAGGACCATCAAAATGTAAATCTGCtggtttaaaatatacaagtCATTGGAATTACATTAAAGCTAATGATTCAATAGAATTTGTTCTTAATTTTGAAACTTCCCCAGAAAAATCATGGTCAGCAATTACATTTGGTACTAATCCAAAAAGAGAtgcatttatattattcacCAATAACAGAAAAATAGTTGATGGTGGAGATTATGtccttaaaaattttagtgaACTTAAGAAAGACCGTCAACAAGATTGg CACTCATAA
- a CDS encoding SUMO-activating enzyme subunit 2 — translation MSWYDEDFIGDLSKPVLVVGAGGIGCELLKSLSLAGFSNIEVFDLDTIDVSNLNRQFLFHKEHVGKPKAEVATKAILKKFPSISIKYYYDSIMSEKYGFQFFKRFAVIFNALDNFAARNFVNRMCLAAEIPLIDAGTSGYIGSCRPIIPFKTECFECMGQNNGKERTYPGCTIRNTPSEPIHCIVWAKYLFNQLFSEYNEHEDVTPNQKVTTDVVENEEEKGVGKDVANDEQPIENLRMFAERISFCPSQLFNKIFYEGPKKLLEHSHLWEKRPAPKPILWETLSYNFKDSQLNTEFSQENIDQHKILTMEENLLVFEDCLKKLRKMALEKEKKGQYLYWDKDEQNSMNFVSACGNIRAYIFGISQTKPFEVKSMAGKIITAIASTNAIIAACAMNEGVKLLRGMNNNLRVSYLVEEPYHKGDLITSCEPFGPSEECIACSKVKRCHYKVNLNKMTVINLRDEILKKDMSLTSPSVCCNKTGKIIICDENSINEDTMKKCLKDVGITSGSFLDIDDFFQQFNLVLCLHHSDDFGDTDFEDITTSYGEDSKVLLGKRTAVDNIDEVEKDAKRLRVN, via the exons ATGTCTTGGTATGACGAAGATTTTATTGGTGATCTCTCTAAGCCTGTTCTTGTTGTTGGAGCAGGAGGTATTGGTTGTGAACTATTAAAAAGTCTTTCTCTTGCAGGCTTTAGTAATATTGAAGTT tttGATCTCGATACAATTGACGTTAGCAATCTTAATCGTCAATTTCTCTTCCACAAGGAACATGTCGGAAAACCAAAAGCTGAAGTTGCGACAAAAgcaatcttaaaaaaatttccatCAATCTCTATCAAGTACTATTATGACAGCATAATGAGTGAAAAGTATggttttcaattttttaaaagatttgcCGTAATATTTAATGCCTTGGATAATTTTGCTGCAagaaattttgttaataggATGTGTTTAGCTGCTGAAATACCTCTTATTGATGCAGGAACATCTGGATATATTGGTAGTTGTCGACCTATCATCCCATTTAAAACAGAATGTTTTGAGTGTATGGGACAAAATAATGGAAAAGAAAGAACATATCCCGGTTGTACAATACGTAATACACCATCTGAACCGATTCATTGTATTGTTTGGgcaaaatatttgtttaa tCAACTATTTTCTGAATATAATGAACATGAAGATGTTACACCAAATCAAAAGGTTACAACTGATGTTGTAGAAAATGAAGAAGAGAAAGGCGTTGGTAAGGATGTAGCTAACGATGAACAACCGATTGAAAATCTCAGGATGTTTGCCGAACGAATCTCATTTTGTCCATCTCAACTATTCAATAAGATTTTTTACGAAGGaccaaaaaaattgttagaaCATTCTCATCTTTGGGAAAAGCGTCCAGCTCCAAAACCAATTTTATGGGAAACACtatcttataattttaaagattccCAACTTAATACTGAGTTTAGTCAAGAGAACATCGAccaacataaaattttaactatgGAAGAAAATCTTCTTGTTTTTGAAGACtgtcttaaaaaattaagaaaaatggCACTtgagaaagaaaaaaaaggtCAATACCTTTACTGGGATAAAGATGAACAAAACTCAATGAATTTTGTTTCTGCTTGTGGGAATATTCGTGCATATATATTTGGTATATCACAAACCAAACCATTTGAAGTCAAATCAATGGCtggaaaaataataacagcTATTGCTTCTACAAATGCTATCATTGCTGCATGTGCTATGAACGAAGGAGTAAAATTGTTAAGAGGAATGAATAACAACCTTCGTGTCTCCTATCTTGTGGAAGAACCATACCACAAAGGAGATCTTATTACATCTTGTGAACCTTTTGGACCTTCTGAAGAATGTATAGCTTGTTCAAAAGTTAAAAGATGTCATTACAAAGTCAATCTCAATAAAATGACAGTAATTAATTTGAGAGAtgaaattcttaaaaaagatatgtcTTTAACTTCTCCAAGCGTATGCTGTAACAAAACaggaaaaattattatttgcgATGAAAATTCAATAAACGAGGATACTATGAAGAAGTGTTTAAAAGATGTTGGTATAACTTCTGGAAGCTTTCTTGATATTGACGATTTCTTCCAACAATTTAATTTGGTATTATGCCTTCATCACTCAGATGATTTTGGTGATACGGATTTTGAAGACATAACTACTTCATATGGAGAAGATTCTAAAGTGTTACTTGGAAAAAGAACAGCAGTAGATAATATTGATGAAGTTGAGAAAGATGCTAAAAGACTTCgtgttaattaa
- a CDS encoding GrpE protein homolog 2, mitochondrial: protein MSKNSLTARNINYKINCKICIVVVVRLHSSVNLFSTSPNEDNGSEATKELKFSIKCEELKAPESALKTIGEEYDTLMNEVSDLKNKYLRSVAETENVRKRGIRLVDDAKVFAIQGFCKDLLEVADILNLAIDAVPKEEIKNDKKLKDLYDGVVMTKEVLLKTFNKHGLVPVNPEGQKFDPNLHEAVFQVPKEQATVPAEHIAHVAKIGYYLHGRPIRPAQVGVVKSD from the exons ATGTCAAAAAATTCGTTGACTGCAAG aaatataaattataaaatcaatTGTAAAATATGTATCGTTGTGG TAGTTAGATTACACAGTTcggtaaatttattttcaacatCACCAAATGAAGATAATGGTAGTGAAGCAACGAAAGAATTAAAATTCTCTATTAAAT GTGAAGAGTTGAAAGCTCCAGAAAGTGCTTTAAAAACTATTGGAGAAGAATATGATACTCTTATGAATGAGGTTTCAGATTTGAAG aataaatatttaagaagTGTTGCAGAGACAGAAAATGTAAGAAAGCGTGGTATAAGATTAGTTGATGATGCAAAAGTTTTTGCAATTCAAGGATTTTGTAAAGACTTATTAGAAGTTgcagatattttaaatttagcTATTGATGCTGTACCTaaagaagaaattaaaaatgataaaaagttaaaggATTTGTATGACGGTGTTGTAATGACTAAAGAAGTTTTATTGAAGACATTCAATAAACATGGATTAGTGCCAGTTAATCCAGAAGGTCAGAAATTTGATCCAAATTTACATGAAGCTGTTTTTCAAGTACCAAAAGAACAAGCAACTGTTCCAGCAGAACATATTGCTCATGTAGCCAAAATTGGTTACTATCTTCATGGTCGCCCTATTCGTCCAGCTCAAGTTGGTGTTGTAAAATctgattaa